A genomic window from Halorubrum lacusprofundi ATCC 49239 includes:
- a CDS encoding archease, which produces MSYTLREHTADIAVEATAPTLAALFESVGDGLTAASCETIAEGGDRFEFTVTAESREALLFDYLDQLIYERDVRLVLPADHRCTIAESDDPESDDSESNDEAMWTVEVTARGVPLDAVAAREIKAVTYSEMVLDRRGGEWYAYVVFDV; this is translated from the coding sequence ATGAGCTACACCCTCCGCGAGCACACGGCCGACATCGCGGTCGAGGCGACCGCGCCCACCCTCGCGGCGCTGTTCGAGTCGGTCGGCGACGGCCTCACCGCCGCGAGCTGCGAGACGATCGCCGAGGGCGGGGATCGGTTCGAGTTCACCGTGACCGCCGAAAGCCGCGAGGCGCTCCTCTTCGACTACCTCGACCAGCTGATCTACGAACGCGACGTGCGGCTCGTCCTCCCCGCCGATCACCGGTGTACGATCGCGGAATCTGATGATCCCGAATCTGATGACTCCGAATCGAACGACGAAGCGATGTGGACGGTCGAGGTAACGGCCCGCGGCGTCCCCCTCGACGCCGTCGCCGCCCGGGAGATCAAGGCTGTCACCTACTCCGAGATGGTCCTCGATCGTCGGGGCGGCGAGTGGTACGCGTACGTCGTTTTCGACGTGTGA